A window from Solanum stenotomum isolate F172 chromosome 5, ASM1918654v1, whole genome shotgun sequence encodes these proteins:
- the LOC125864307 gene encoding protein TIC 62, chloroplastic isoform X4, whose translation MELRCLQSLNIPPTGLAEKPFLCGQPITLIHTSTKRGPNSKNLKPLRFRAQISAKISSLEPQGTAKDVKSKDGNLVFVAGATGRVGSRTVRELLKLGFKVRAGVRSAQRAQPLVKSVEQIKIENTTDGGAKAIEKLEIVECDLEKSDQIRPALGDASIVICCIGASEKEIFDVTGPYRIDYLATKNLIDAATVAKVDHFILLTSLGTNKVGFPAAILNLFWGVLLWKRKAEEALLASGLPYTIVRPGGMERPTDSFKETHNITISEEDTLFGGLVSNLQVAELMAVIAKNRSLSYCKVVEVVAETTAPLTPMEDLLAKIPPQRVEVSPPKETGDLQKSATPRSITSEIPDASLEKKPAETKLKAAAPLSPYTAYADLKPPTSPSPIPPCGRQQGTSGAEDSKPTKEASSVVDYAFDKAELLTTRPSSPYAAYEDLKPPTSPSPNPPGGRQEGASGAEDSEPTKAHSSVVDSTFDKAELLTTRPLSPYTAYEDLKPPTSPSPNRPGGRQEGASGAEDSKPTKPASSVVDSTFDKAELLTTRFLSPYTAYEDLKPPTSPSPRPSGSKSSATVEVTSPVTGGNDVAIDSATNSAKEDSSKNSAFCHSPYPAYEDFKPPSSPTPSLNKM comes from the exons ATGGAGCTGCGTTGCTTGCAGTCACTCAATATACCTCCAACTGGTTTAGCAGAGAAGCCATTTTTGTGTGGACAGCCAATTACATTGATTCACACTAGCACTAAAAGAGGCCCAAATTCCAAGAACCTTAAGCCCCTTCGTTTCAGAGCTCAAATTTCAG CAAAAATTAGCTCATTGGAACCTCAAGGAACTGCAAAAGATGTCAAATCAAAAGATGGAAATCTTGTTTTTGTTGCTGGTGCAACCGGTAGGGTTGGTTCTCGGACTGTAAG GGAGCTTCTGAAATTAGGCTTTAAAGTTCGAGCTGGAGTTCGAAGTGCTCAAAGAGCTCAACCTCTTGTCAAA AGTGTTGAGCAGATAAAAATTGAGAATACTACGGATGGAGGAGCAAAAG CTATAGAGAAGCTTGAAATTGTGGAATGCGATTTGGAGAAAAGTGATCAGATTAGGCCTGCACTGGGCGATGCATCAATTGTTATATGTTGCATTGGTGCCAGTGAAAAGGAGATCTTTGATGTTACTGGACCATATCGAATTGATTACCTGGCCACTAAGAACCTTATTGATGCAG CAACCGTTGCAAAAGTTGACCACTTTATCTTGCTCACATCTTTGGGAACAAACAAGGTCGGTTTTCCTGCAGCAATTCTCAA TTTGTTTTGGGGAGTCCTCCTTTGGAAAAGGAAAGCAGAAGAGGCACTGCTTGCCAGTGGGCTTCCTTATACT ATTGTGAGACCTGGAGGAATGGAACGTCCCACTGATTCTTTCAAAGAAACTCACAATATTACTATTTCGGAGGAAGATACTTTATTTGGTGGTCTCGTGTCTAACCTTCAG GTGGCAGAACTAATGGCGGTTATTGCCAAAAACCGTAGCCTTTCATACTGTAAAGTGGTTGAAGTAGTTGCAGAAACAACAGCGCCGTTGACCCCCATGGAGGACCTTCTTGCAAAAATTCCTCCCCAACGTGTTGAGGTTTCCCCACCCAAG GAAACTGGTGATTTACAGAAATCTGCAACTCCAAGAAGTATTACGTCTGAGATCCCTGATGCCTCGCTCGAGAAGAAACCTGCTGAAACAAAGTTGAAAGCAGCAGCACCACTCTCTCCATATACTGC CTATGCAGATCTTAAACCGCCTACATCTCCTAGTCCAATTCCTCCCTGTGGTCGTCAACAAGGTACAAGTGGAGCAGAAGATAGCAAACCCACTAAAGAAGCCTCTTCTGTTGTTGATTATGCTTTTGACAAAGCAGAATTGCTGACTACAAGGCCTTCGTCTCCATATGCTGC TTATGAAGATTTAAAGCCACCTACATCTCCTAGTCCAAATCCTCCCGGAGGTCGTCAAGAAGGTGCAAGTGGAGCAGAAGATAGCGAGCCCACTAAGGCACACTCTTCTGTTGTTGATTCTACTTTTGACAAAGCAGAATTGCTGACTACAAGGCCTTTGTCTCCATACACCGC TTATGAAGATTTAAAGCCGCCTACATCTCCTAGTCCAAATCGTCCCGGAGGTCGTCAAGAAGGTGCAAGTGGAGCAGAAGATAGCAAACCCACTAAGCCAGCCTCTTCTGTTGTTGATTCTACTTTTGACAAAGCAGAATTGCTGACTACAAGGTTTTTGTCTCCATACACTGC TTATGAAGATTTAAAACCACCTACATCTCCAAGTCCAAGACCCAGTGGTTCGAAATCCTCAGCAACCGTGGAAGTGACATCACCAGTTACTGGAGGCAATGATGTGGCAATCGATAGTGCTACCAATTCCGCCAAGGAGGATTCGTCAAAAAATTCAGCTTTCTGTCATTCCCCCTACCCTGC GTATGAGGACTTCAAGCCTCCAAGTTCTCCAACGCCATCTTTAAATAAAATGTGA
- the LOC125864307 gene encoding protein TIC 62, chloroplastic isoform X2 — MELRCLQSLNIPPTGLAEKPFLCGQPITLIHTSTKRGPNSKNLKPLRFRAQISAKISSLEPQGTAKDVKSKDGNLVFVAGATGRVGSRTVRELLKLGFKVRAGVRSAQRAQPLVKSVEQIKIENTTDGGAKAIEKLEIVECDLEKSDQIRPALGDASIVICCIGASEKEIFDVTGPYRIDYLATKNLIDAATVAKVDHFILLTSLGTNKVGFPAAILNLFWGVLLWKRKAEEALLASGLPYTIVRPGGMERPTDSFKETHNITISEEDTLFGGLVSNLQVAELMAVIAKNRSLSYCKVVEVVAETTAPLTPMEDLLAKIPPQRVEVSPPKKSATPRSITSEIPDASLEKKPAETKLKAAAPLSPYTAYADLKPPTSPSPIPPCGRQQGTSGAEDSKPTKEASSVVDYAFDKAELLTTRPSSPYAAYEDLKPPTSPSPNPPGGRQEGASGAEDSEPTKAHSSVVDSTFDKAELLTTRPLSPYTAYEDLKPPTSPSPNRPGGRQEGASGAEDSKPTKPASSVVDSTFDKAELLTTSYEDLKPPTSPSTNPPGGRQEGASGAENSKPTKEASSVYLFTFEKAELLTTRSLSPYTAYEDLKPPTSPSPRPSGSKSSATVEVTSPVTGGNDVAIDSATNSAKEDSSKNSAFCHSPYPAYEDFKPPSSPTPSLNKM, encoded by the exons ATGGAGCTGCGTTGCTTGCAGTCACTCAATATACCTCCAACTGGTTTAGCAGAGAAGCCATTTTTGTGTGGACAGCCAATTACATTGATTCACACTAGCACTAAAAGAGGCCCAAATTCCAAGAACCTTAAGCCCCTTCGTTTCAGAGCTCAAATTTCAG CAAAAATTAGCTCATTGGAACCTCAAGGAACTGCAAAAGATGTCAAATCAAAAGATGGAAATCTTGTTTTTGTTGCTGGTGCAACCGGTAGGGTTGGTTCTCGGACTGTAAG GGAGCTTCTGAAATTAGGCTTTAAAGTTCGAGCTGGAGTTCGAAGTGCTCAAAGAGCTCAACCTCTTGTCAAA AGTGTTGAGCAGATAAAAATTGAGAATACTACGGATGGAGGAGCAAAAG CTATAGAGAAGCTTGAAATTGTGGAATGCGATTTGGAGAAAAGTGATCAGATTAGGCCTGCACTGGGCGATGCATCAATTGTTATATGTTGCATTGGTGCCAGTGAAAAGGAGATCTTTGATGTTACTGGACCATATCGAATTGATTACCTGGCCACTAAGAACCTTATTGATGCAG CAACCGTTGCAAAAGTTGACCACTTTATCTTGCTCACATCTTTGGGAACAAACAAGGTCGGTTTTCCTGCAGCAATTCTCAA TTTGTTTTGGGGAGTCCTCCTTTGGAAAAGGAAAGCAGAAGAGGCACTGCTTGCCAGTGGGCTTCCTTATACT ATTGTGAGACCTGGAGGAATGGAACGTCCCACTGATTCTTTCAAAGAAACTCACAATATTACTATTTCGGAGGAAGATACTTTATTTGGTGGTCTCGTGTCTAACCTTCAG GTGGCAGAACTAATGGCGGTTATTGCCAAAAACCGTAGCCTTTCATACTGTAAAGTGGTTGAAGTAGTTGCAGAAACAACAGCGCCGTTGACCCCCATGGAGGACCTTCTTGCAAAAATTCCTCCCCAACGTGTTGAGGTTTCCCCACCCAAG AAATCTGCAACTCCAAGAAGTATTACGTCTGAGATCCCTGATGCCTCGCTCGAGAAGAAACCTGCTGAAACAAAGTTGAAAGCAGCAGCACCACTCTCTCCATATACTGC CTATGCAGATCTTAAACCGCCTACATCTCCTAGTCCAATTCCTCCCTGTGGTCGTCAACAAGGTACAAGTGGAGCAGAAGATAGCAAACCCACTAAAGAAGCCTCTTCTGTTGTTGATTATGCTTTTGACAAAGCAGAATTGCTGACTACAAGGCCTTCGTCTCCATATGCTGC TTATGAAGATTTAAAGCCACCTACATCTCCTAGTCCAAATCCTCCCGGAGGTCGTCAAGAAGGTGCAAGTGGAGCAGAAGATAGCGAGCCCACTAAGGCACACTCTTCTGTTGTTGATTCTACTTTTGACAAAGCAGAATTGCTGACTACAAGGCCTTTGTCTCCATACACCGC TTATGAAGATTTAAAGCCGCCTACATCTCCTAGTCCAAATCGTCCCGGAGGTCGTCAAGAAGGTGCAAGTGGAGCAGAAGATAGCAAACCCACTAAGCCAGCCTCTTCTGTTGTTGATTCTACTTTTGACAAAGCAGAATTGCTGACTACAAG TTATGAAGATCTAAAACCACCTACATCCCCTAGTACAAATCCTCCCGGAGGTCGTCAAGAAGGTGCAAGTGGAGCAGAAAATAGCAAACCCACTAAGGAAGCCTCttctgtttatttatttacttttgagAAAGCAGAATTGCTGACTACAAGGTCTTTGTCTCCATACACTGC TTATGAAGATTTAAAACCACCTACATCTCCAAGTCCAAGACCCAGTGGTTCGAAATCCTCAGCAACCGTGGAAGTGACATCACCAGTTACTGGAGGCAATGATGTGGCAATCGATAGTGCTACCAATTCCGCCAAGGAGGATTCGTCAAAAAATTCAGCTTTCTGTCATTCCCCCTACCCTGC GTATGAGGACTTCAAGCCTCCAAGTTCTCCAACGCCATCTTTAAATAAAATGTGA
- the LOC125864307 gene encoding protein TIC 62, chloroplastic isoform X9, which translates to MELRCLQSLNIPPTGLAEKPFLCGQPITLIHTSTKRGPNSKNLKPLRFRAQISAKISSLEPQGTAKDVKSKDGNLVFVAGATGRVGSRTVRELLKLGFKVRAGVRSAQRAQPLVKSVEQIKIENTTDGGAKAIEKLEIVECDLEKSDQIRPALGDASIVICCIGASEKEIFDVTGPYRIDYLATKNLIDAATVAKVDHFILLTSLGTNKVGFPAAILNLFWGVLLWKRKAEEALLASGLPYTIVRPGGMERPTDSFKETHNITISEEDTLFGGLVSNLQVAELMAVIAKNRSLSYCKVVEVVAETTAPLTPMEDLLAKIPPQRVEVSPPKETGDLQKSATPRSITSEIPDASLEKKPAETKLKAAAPLSPYTAYADLKPPTSPSPIPPCGRQEGASGAEDSKPTKPASSVVDSTFDKAELLTTSYEDLKPPTSPSTNPPGGRQEGASGAENSKPTKEASSVYLFTFEKAELLTTRSLSPYTAYEDLKPPTSPSPRPSGSKSSATVEVTSPVTGGNDVAIDSATNSAKEDSSKNSAFCHSPYPAYEDFKPPSSPTPSLNKM; encoded by the exons ATGGAGCTGCGTTGCTTGCAGTCACTCAATATACCTCCAACTGGTTTAGCAGAGAAGCCATTTTTGTGTGGACAGCCAATTACATTGATTCACACTAGCACTAAAAGAGGCCCAAATTCCAAGAACCTTAAGCCCCTTCGTTTCAGAGCTCAAATTTCAG CAAAAATTAGCTCATTGGAACCTCAAGGAACTGCAAAAGATGTCAAATCAAAAGATGGAAATCTTGTTTTTGTTGCTGGTGCAACCGGTAGGGTTGGTTCTCGGACTGTAAG GGAGCTTCTGAAATTAGGCTTTAAAGTTCGAGCTGGAGTTCGAAGTGCTCAAAGAGCTCAACCTCTTGTCAAA AGTGTTGAGCAGATAAAAATTGAGAATACTACGGATGGAGGAGCAAAAG CTATAGAGAAGCTTGAAATTGTGGAATGCGATTTGGAGAAAAGTGATCAGATTAGGCCTGCACTGGGCGATGCATCAATTGTTATATGTTGCATTGGTGCCAGTGAAAAGGAGATCTTTGATGTTACTGGACCATATCGAATTGATTACCTGGCCACTAAGAACCTTATTGATGCAG CAACCGTTGCAAAAGTTGACCACTTTATCTTGCTCACATCTTTGGGAACAAACAAGGTCGGTTTTCCTGCAGCAATTCTCAA TTTGTTTTGGGGAGTCCTCCTTTGGAAAAGGAAAGCAGAAGAGGCACTGCTTGCCAGTGGGCTTCCTTATACT ATTGTGAGACCTGGAGGAATGGAACGTCCCACTGATTCTTTCAAAGAAACTCACAATATTACTATTTCGGAGGAAGATACTTTATTTGGTGGTCTCGTGTCTAACCTTCAG GTGGCAGAACTAATGGCGGTTATTGCCAAAAACCGTAGCCTTTCATACTGTAAAGTGGTTGAAGTAGTTGCAGAAACAACAGCGCCGTTGACCCCCATGGAGGACCTTCTTGCAAAAATTCCTCCCCAACGTGTTGAGGTTTCCCCACCCAAG GAAACTGGTGATTTACAGAAATCTGCAACTCCAAGAAGTATTACGTCTGAGATCCCTGATGCCTCGCTCGAGAAGAAACCTGCTGAAACAAAGTTGAAAGCAGCAGCACCACTCTCTCCATATACTGC CTATGCAGATCTTAAACCGCCTACATCTCCTAGTCCAATTCCTCCCTGTG GTCGTCAAGAAGGTGCAAGTGGAGCAGAAGATAGCAAACCCACTAAGCCAGCCTCTTCTGTTGTTGATTCTACTTTTGACAAAGCAGAATTGCTGACTACAAG TTATGAAGATCTAAAACCACCTACATCCCCTAGTACAAATCCTCCCGGAGGTCGTCAAGAAGGTGCAAGTGGAGCAGAAAATAGCAAACCCACTAAGGAAGCCTCttctgtttatttatttacttttgagAAAGCAGAATTGCTGACTACAAGGTCTTTGTCTCCATACACTGC TTATGAAGATTTAAAACCACCTACATCTCCAAGTCCAAGACCCAGTGGTTCGAAATCCTCAGCAACCGTGGAAGTGACATCACCAGTTACTGGAGGCAATGATGTGGCAATCGATAGTGCTACCAATTCCGCCAAGGAGGATTCGTCAAAAAATTCAGCTTTCTGTCATTCCCCCTACCCTGC GTATGAGGACTTCAAGCCTCCAAGTTCTCCAACGCCATCTTTAAATAAAATGTGA
- the LOC125864307 gene encoding protein TIC 62, chloroplastic isoform X1 produces MELRCLQSLNIPPTGLAEKPFLCGQPITLIHTSTKRGPNSKNLKPLRFRAQISAKISSLEPQGTAKDVKSKDGNLVFVAGATGRVGSRTVRELLKLGFKVRAGVRSAQRAQPLVKSVEQIKIENTTDGGAKAIEKLEIVECDLEKSDQIRPALGDASIVICCIGASEKEIFDVTGPYRIDYLATKNLIDAATVAKVDHFILLTSLGTNKVGFPAAILNLFWGVLLWKRKAEEALLASGLPYTIVRPGGMERPTDSFKETHNITISEEDTLFGGLVSNLQVAELMAVIAKNRSLSYCKVVEVVAETTAPLTPMEDLLAKIPPQRVEVSPPKETGDLQKSATPRSITSEIPDASLEKKPAETKLKAAAPLSPYTAYADLKPPTSPSPIPPCGRQQGTSGAEDSKPTKEASSVVDYAFDKAELLTTRPSSPYAAYEDLKPPTSPSPNPPGGRQEGASGAEDSEPTKAHSSVVDSTFDKAELLTTRPLSPYTAYEDLKPPTSPSPNRPGGRQEGASGAEDSKPTKPASSVVDSTFDKAELLTTSYEDLKPPTSPSTNPPGGRQEGASGAENSKPTKEASSVYLFTFEKAELLTTRSLSPYTAYEDLKPPTSPSPRPSGSKSSATVEVTSPVTGGNDVAIDSATNSAKEDSSKNSAFCHSPYPAYEDFKPPSSPTPSLNKM; encoded by the exons ATGGAGCTGCGTTGCTTGCAGTCACTCAATATACCTCCAACTGGTTTAGCAGAGAAGCCATTTTTGTGTGGACAGCCAATTACATTGATTCACACTAGCACTAAAAGAGGCCCAAATTCCAAGAACCTTAAGCCCCTTCGTTTCAGAGCTCAAATTTCAG CAAAAATTAGCTCATTGGAACCTCAAGGAACTGCAAAAGATGTCAAATCAAAAGATGGAAATCTTGTTTTTGTTGCTGGTGCAACCGGTAGGGTTGGTTCTCGGACTGTAAG GGAGCTTCTGAAATTAGGCTTTAAAGTTCGAGCTGGAGTTCGAAGTGCTCAAAGAGCTCAACCTCTTGTCAAA AGTGTTGAGCAGATAAAAATTGAGAATACTACGGATGGAGGAGCAAAAG CTATAGAGAAGCTTGAAATTGTGGAATGCGATTTGGAGAAAAGTGATCAGATTAGGCCTGCACTGGGCGATGCATCAATTGTTATATGTTGCATTGGTGCCAGTGAAAAGGAGATCTTTGATGTTACTGGACCATATCGAATTGATTACCTGGCCACTAAGAACCTTATTGATGCAG CAACCGTTGCAAAAGTTGACCACTTTATCTTGCTCACATCTTTGGGAACAAACAAGGTCGGTTTTCCTGCAGCAATTCTCAA TTTGTTTTGGGGAGTCCTCCTTTGGAAAAGGAAAGCAGAAGAGGCACTGCTTGCCAGTGGGCTTCCTTATACT ATTGTGAGACCTGGAGGAATGGAACGTCCCACTGATTCTTTCAAAGAAACTCACAATATTACTATTTCGGAGGAAGATACTTTATTTGGTGGTCTCGTGTCTAACCTTCAG GTGGCAGAACTAATGGCGGTTATTGCCAAAAACCGTAGCCTTTCATACTGTAAAGTGGTTGAAGTAGTTGCAGAAACAACAGCGCCGTTGACCCCCATGGAGGACCTTCTTGCAAAAATTCCTCCCCAACGTGTTGAGGTTTCCCCACCCAAG GAAACTGGTGATTTACAGAAATCTGCAACTCCAAGAAGTATTACGTCTGAGATCCCTGATGCCTCGCTCGAGAAGAAACCTGCTGAAACAAAGTTGAAAGCAGCAGCACCACTCTCTCCATATACTGC CTATGCAGATCTTAAACCGCCTACATCTCCTAGTCCAATTCCTCCCTGTGGTCGTCAACAAGGTACAAGTGGAGCAGAAGATAGCAAACCCACTAAAGAAGCCTCTTCTGTTGTTGATTATGCTTTTGACAAAGCAGAATTGCTGACTACAAGGCCTTCGTCTCCATATGCTGC TTATGAAGATTTAAAGCCACCTACATCTCCTAGTCCAAATCCTCCCGGAGGTCGTCAAGAAGGTGCAAGTGGAGCAGAAGATAGCGAGCCCACTAAGGCACACTCTTCTGTTGTTGATTCTACTTTTGACAAAGCAGAATTGCTGACTACAAGGCCTTTGTCTCCATACACCGC TTATGAAGATTTAAAGCCGCCTACATCTCCTAGTCCAAATCGTCCCGGAGGTCGTCAAGAAGGTGCAAGTGGAGCAGAAGATAGCAAACCCACTAAGCCAGCCTCTTCTGTTGTTGATTCTACTTTTGACAAAGCAGAATTGCTGACTACAAG TTATGAAGATCTAAAACCACCTACATCCCCTAGTACAAATCCTCCCGGAGGTCGTCAAGAAGGTGCAAGTGGAGCAGAAAATAGCAAACCCACTAAGGAAGCCTCttctgtttatttatttacttttgagAAAGCAGAATTGCTGACTACAAGGTCTTTGTCTCCATACACTGC TTATGAAGATTTAAAACCACCTACATCTCCAAGTCCAAGACCCAGTGGTTCGAAATCCTCAGCAACCGTGGAAGTGACATCACCAGTTACTGGAGGCAATGATGTGGCAATCGATAGTGCTACCAATTCCGCCAAGGAGGATTCGTCAAAAAATTCAGCTTTCTGTCATTCCCCCTACCCTGC GTATGAGGACTTCAAGCCTCCAAGTTCTCCAACGCCATCTTTAAATAAAATGTGA